CCGTCCGGGTAGACCAGGAACGCCGACCCGAAGTACTCCGGGTAGTGGCCTTTCGCGACCCGCTCGAACACCACCGGCGCGCCGTCGAAGAAATCGTCGTAGCGACGGCCGACCTCGAAGATCTCGCCGTTGGCGGAGCGGTCGACGTAGGCGTCGAGCAGCACTGGGGCCATCTGGTCGGGCAGCCCGACCACGACCGCCTCGGGGACGTTGTGCAGCGCCCACGCGCACGCGGTGAAGCAGTAGCCCGCGCCCTGGTCGTCGGCGGGCACGGCGATGACCGCGTTCCCCCGTTCCCGCGCCTGGGTTTCGATCCAGGCGATGAGGCTCTGCTCTTGCTCGGTGAGGGCGGAGGTCGTCACGGGCGACATTCTGCCCCACGCGCGCCCATGATCCCAGCCCCCGCGCCGGTCATTTTCCGCGGCATGCCAAGGATTCCGCGAATTCCCCTGCACCGCAACGGAATCCGCGACGCAAAACGGCCGCGCCCGGGAACCCCGGCGGCGCGGCCGTTTCGCTCTCGAATGGATCAGTCCACCGCGTCCGCGGCCTCGTCCGGCCCGCGGAATCCGGCGCGGTGCGCGGACGTCGCCATCGCCCCGGTCAGTCCACCGCGGCCATGACCTCGTCCGACACGTCGAAGTTCGCGTACACGTTCTGCACGTCGTCGCAGTCCTCGAGCGCGTCGATCAGCTTGAAGACCTTCTTCGCGCCGTCGACGTCGAGCGGCACGCTCACCGACGGCAGGAAGGTGAGCTCGGCCGACTCGTACTCGAACCCGGCCTCCTGCAGCGCCTTGCGCACCGGCACCAGGTCGGTGCCCTCGGAGACGATCTCGAAGTTCTCGTCGAGGTCGTTGACCTCCTCGGCCCCCGCGTCCAGGACGGCCATCAGGACGTCGTCCTCGCTGGCCCCCGCCTTGGGCATGATCACGACGCCCTTGCGGGTGAACATGTAGGCGACCGACCCCGGGTCGGCGAGGGAGCCGTTGTTGCGCGTGAGCGCGGTGCGGACCTCCATCGCGGCGCGGTTCTTGTTGTCGGTGAGGCACTCGATCAGCACCGCGACGCCGTTCGGGCCGTAGCCCTCGTACGTGATCGTCTGCCAGTCGGCGCCGCCCGCTTCCTCGCCGGCGCCGCGCTTGCGCGCGCGCTCGATGTTGTCCTGGGGGACGGAGTTCTTCTTCGCCTTCTGAATGGCGTCGTACAGCGTCGGGTTGCCGTCGGGGTCTCCCCCGCCGGTCCCGGTGCGAGCGGCGACCTCGATGTTCTTGATCAGCCGCGCGAAGAGCTTGCCCCGCTTGGCGTCGAGGTTCGCCTTCTTGTGCTTCGTCGTGGCCCACTTGGAGTGGCCGCTCATCTTTCCTCCATCTGTTCCCGCGGCCGCGTGCCTCCCGGAGCGGCCGCCGCAATCCTTTTGCTCAGGCTTCTCGCACGAGCTCGACGAACAGCCGGTGCACGCGCTCGTCCCGGGTGATCTCCGGGTGGAACGCCGTGGCCATCACCGCCCCCTGGCGGACGGCGACGATCCTATCCGCCCTCGGCCCGTCCGGCGGGTCGTCCGGGTCGGGCACGGTGGCCAGCACCTCGACCCCGTCGCCCGCCTTCTCCACCCACGGGGCCCGGATGAACACCGCGTGCAGCGGACCGCCGGGCAGTCCGG
This sequence is a window from Amycolatopsis benzoatilytica AK 16/65. Protein-coding genes within it:
- a CDS encoding DUF4262 domain-containing protein translates to MSPVTTSALTEQEQSLIAWIETQARERGNAVIAVPADDQGAGYCFTACAWALHNVPEAVVVGLPDQMAPVLLDAYVDRSANGEIFEVGRRYDDFFDGAPVVFERVAKGHYPEYFGSAFLVYPDGDFPALQMIVATPEGQFPWHPGAPEGFAQWQPVLTESGDPESWTPGVDGP
- a CDS encoding YebC/PmpR family DNA-binding transcriptional regulator, producing MSGHSKWATTKHKKANLDAKRGKLFARLIKNIEVAARTGTGGGDPDGNPTLYDAIQKAKKNSVPQDNIERARKRGAGEEAGGADWQTITYEGYGPNGVAVLIECLTDNKNRAAMEVRTALTRNNGSLADPGSVAYMFTRKGVVIMPKAGASEDDVLMAVLDAGAEEVNDLDENFEIVSEGTDLVPVRKALQEAGFEYESAELTFLPSVSVPLDVDGAKKVFKLIDALEDCDDVQNVYANFDVSDEVMAAVD